Proteins encoded within one genomic window of Synechococcus sp. PCC 7335:
- a CDS encoding DUF4926 domain-containing protein, producing the protein MIKELDVITLTRDIKEQGSGKVVPKGSRGAVVHCYSDTQGFEVEFMDDTGENSSVLTLEKSDIQLDRTTIQAQVIELLNYLPEDLLAEVRDFAEYLQQKRSKKAG; encoded by the coding sequence ATGATTAAGGAACTCGACGTCATCACCCTCACACGCGATATCAAAGAGCAGGGCTCCGGAAAGGTCGTTCCGAAAGGCAGCCGGGGCGCAGTGGTGCATTGCTATAGCGACACGCAAGGCTTTGAAGTCGAATTTATGGATGATACTGGAGAAAACTCTAGTGTACTGACCTTAGAAAAATCTGATATCCAGCTAGATAGAACAACGATTCAGGCCCAGGTCATCGAACTACTGAACTATTTACCTGAAGACCTATTGGCAGAAGTTCGAGATTTTGCAGAGTATCTACAACAGAAGCGATCTAAAAAAGCAGGCTAA